The DNA window CTTGATAATAAGAGTCAACACGGTGACTGTAAGGATATTTATTTTAGCCATAAATCCCAGTAATAGACACATTTCTGTGAAGTCCATCATGGAAACTCCAACACTGGCATTTCAGGAAAACTCGAGGGAAGCCTcgagtttttttcttctggcaGACAGACATTATTTGGTAACTACACCTTAAATGTTCTGCAACTCACTTTTGTTGCGTCTCGCCCGCTCTAATGCGGATTTTGTGAACCGCCACGTTAGCGCTATCTGAGCTGCCAGACCACCAAGAGGAAACCATCTTCAGCATGCTTGATGCAGACCAGCCGTTTGTCTCCTCCCATTTAAACTTCAGCATCAGCAGGTCACCGATGTCTTTCTCCGTCACCAGCAGGAACGAATGTGTCTTATTTGTGACAATTTTCTCCTTTCTGCCAGACACAGACGGAAAGAAATGTTAAAGCTCCACGCATACACATAGCCAGCATGTTTTATTTAGCTGAGGCTTGTAAAGTATGTGCCATAAAAGATGACAGAATGGCGATGAAAGCACGCTGTAAAGGCCCAGCagtgaaatgtgtttgtgtgtggttgCCTCTTTCTGTTTATGGTTTCTGTCTCGTGCTGTTTTCTTTGATTACTGTGCAAGTGTTAAAAACAACTCATAACTTGAAAAATGCAAGTCACTGTGCAGTAATTCTTCTTTATAAGGGTTCAAACCCTCTCACTCACAGTTTAAGCTGCAGGTTTTCAGCCTCTCCTTTGGTTCCATACAGCGAGACAGTAAGCGAGGGCTCCATATCCGAGCTATTCACCTTACTGGAGAAGTGGATCTTCAGTTGATAGtggtaaactgcaaaacaaagcaacaattTGCACCATTTAAGGACCTGAAAGCATGCGTGTAAATTAACGTAATAAAACTGCTCCAGATTTAATGGGTTTAAGTTTCACGTGATCGGACTTTTGCAGCCAAAGCAACTAGAGTCTCAAAAGTCACTAAACCCAGAAAGTATGAGATGTTTTTTTGGATTgttctttggtttttgtttctgcAAATATATCAGCTTCCATGTGATAACAGCGATGAGATTAAAGAGCATGCCGCTGACCTCTGAAAGGCATGGAGGATCGTGTCTTGGTGTACATCTGAACGTTGCGAGGCTTGCGGACCTTGCTGATGTCGTAGCCCACCGTGTTGCAGCGGCTTTTCCGGCAGCTCAGGCACATCCCGCGGTCGAACATGTCGTTGCTTCCACATCTGTACGCCTTGGCCGCTTCCTGCTCGTTCAGCAGGGAGTCGATGAAGAGGTGAACCGAACGCTCATGTTCACACTTGACTGCGTCCGAGACAGctgaggaggaaagaaaaaggatgTAATTTAATATCTGCTGTAATTCTTTACATTGCATACATATTATTTTCCCATTCAGTAGCTGACCGTGCTCCGGGtaaatttacttatttttaatctgACCTTTCCTCAGCCATGTTTGGGACcctctgtttattttcacactgGTGTGAATGACGTCATTGTGCAGCTGTCATTAACAGTGTCCACTGCTAAGATATTAATGACAGCAGCAAACAGTTACAAGCTTCTAAGCGGCACACTCTGTGTATAGGCGCTTATGTGTTTCTAAAAACTGTGCTTAATTTTGTTTTACTCTGGCTGAACCTCTGATCTGATCGCTTCATAATAAAGTTGTCCTAAGAAGGTAAGGTATCATTAACGCTTTAACTAACTTCACCTGTTTCTCACTCTCTTCATAAAAGAGTACAACAAGCACTGTGCAGATACAGTAAAATCAGAGCTGCAGtgattttagttatttttaccAAATATTCCAAAGTTGGCGATCTTCTCCAGCGCTCCCCTGAGGTTGCAGCCCGGCTGGAAGCTGCCTCCGTTGGGGTAAATGTCCACGTGGCCGACAGGCTGCTGGATTCCGATGCTGAGACCCAAAGAGCCGCGTGTGAAGGTGTGAAGGACATCCACGAAGTGAGCGTCATCTGGGGAGAGGCGCCTGTGGGCGTGCTCGCCCTCGAAGTCGGGACCAGCGGGATCCAAACCTTCAGACAGAGACGAGGAGGACCAACATTA is part of the Pelmatolapia mariae isolate MD_Pm_ZW linkage group LG23, Pm_UMD_F_2, whole genome shotgun sequence genome and encodes:
- the LOC134620655 gene encoding lipoprotein lipase produces the protein MRAWKVQFLCFVVLNAAVQNVTSLEEELADSIFGNFLDPVKDFFDHKAESNATVAKFSLRKPSHPDDDLCYIIPGKPDSLATCSFSSTSKTFLIIHGWTLSGMFESWMPKLVSALYEREQTANVIVVDWLNSAQNHYVVAAQKTKAVGQEIAQFIDWIEETTNMPLENIHLIGYSLGAHVAGFAGSHATNKVGRITGLDPAGPDFEGEHAHRRLSPDDAHFVDVLHTFTRGSLGLSIGIQQPVGHVDIYPNGGSFQPGCNLRGALEKIANFGIFAVSDAVKCEHERSVHLFIDSLLNEQEAAKAYRCGSNDMFDRGMCLSCRKSRCNTVGYDISKVRKPRNVQMYTKTRSSMPFRVYHYQLKIHFSSKVNSSDMEPSLTVSLYGTKGEAENLQLKLKEKIVTNKTHSFLLVTEKDIGDLLMLKFKWEETNGWSASSMLKMVSSWWSGSSDSANVAVHKIRIRAGETQQKMVFCIKDPDAQKLTQELTFVKCKDPWRTNRKQTLRRVTLENH